The region GCAAAGTTGACCACTCTACAGCTGGAGCGTTAGAGGTAATCGAGCATTATGGTGTTCTTGGCAAGATATTAGCTTATGGAATTGCAGGACATCATTGTGGACTTCCTGATTGGGGAAGCTATGTGGATGAATCTTCTTTGGAAGGAAGGTTAAATAAAAAAGATTTGCCAGATTATAGTGCATATAAAAAAGAAATTGAGTTGCCAAAACCTGAAGAAATATCTTTTCAAATGAAACTAGCACCTGTTGGACAAGGATTTAGTGTACAATTTCTTATCAGATTTCTGTATTCAGCCCTTGTAGATGCGGATTTTCTGGATACAGAACAGGCATTAAACAATGAAAAATCTTCTTTGCGAGAAAATAAAGTCTCATTAGAAGATATGATTTCTACTTTGGATACCTTCTTGAAAAAAAAGTGTGCTAACGTTCCTGATACACGGATAAATAGGACTAGAGCGGAGATTTTGGCAACTTGTAGGGAAAAGGCAGTTTTGAATCCAGGTTTTTTTACTCTTACGGTACCGACAGGGGGAGGAAAAACTCTTTCCTCAATGGCTTTTGCCCTTAAACATGCGGTTACTCACGGAATGAAAAGGATTATATATGTTATACCTTATACAAGTATCATTGAGCAGAATGCAGCTATTTTCAGGGAAATATTTGGTGAAGAAAAAGTTCTAGAACATCATAGTAATTTTACTTATTCTAGCAAAGAGTCAATGGAAGATGAAACAGAGTATGATTTTAGATTAGCTGAAAAAATGAGATTAGCTGCAGAAAATTGGGATATGCCTATTGTAGTAACAACCAATGTCCAGTTTTTTGAATCATTATTTGCTGCAAAAAGCTCTCGCTGTCGCAAATTGCATAATATTGCCAATAGTGTAGTGATAATAGATGAGGCGCAAATGATACCTACTGGTTTTTTGTATCCATGTATATATGCGCTAGTAGAATTGGTTACTAATTATAATACATCTGTAGTGTTATGCACTGCTACTCAGCCAGCAATAAATAAATTATTGCCTCCTGAGATAAAGCCGCTGGAGATTATGGATA is a window of Carboxydocella sporoproducens DSM 16521 DNA encoding:
- the cas3 gene encoding CRISPR-associated helicase Cas3'; this encodes KVDHSTAGALEVIEHYGVLGKILAYGIAGHHCGLPDWGSYVDESSLEGRLNKKDLPDYSAYKKEIELPKPEEISFQMKLAPVGQGFSVQFLIRFLYSALVDADFLDTEQALNNEKSSLRENKVSLEDMISTLDTFLKKKCANVPDTRINRTRAEILATCREKAVLNPGFFTLTVPTGGGKTLSSMAFALKHAVTHGMKRIIYVIPYTSIIEQNAAIFREIFGEEKVLEHHSNFTYSSKESMEDETEYDFRLAEKMRLAAENWDMPIVVTTNVQFFESLFAAKSSRCRKLHNIANSVVIIDEAQMIPTGFLYPCIYALVELVTNYNTSVVLCTATQPAINKLLPPEIKPLEIMDKPEELYKAFKRVQVKDIGEITDDELARELLRHEQVLCIVNSKKHARILYEKISGNWAYHLSTRMCPAHRSKILKTIKERLRSGEICRVVSTQLIEAGVDVDFPVVYRSYTGIDSIAQSAGRCNREGLLSEGKVFVFKPEKHGLPAGWLSRTASIGESILRRNEDPLDLKSVSDYFAILYDIEGEKLDKEKIMAEIKEQERMLNFSFRRIAEKFNLIDENTVGIIIPWDDECKKIIEKARWSRLSGKYFRQLQKYTVDVYQSELEEMQRLGLIENVGGMLFILREEVCETSYSMETGLLPCTESMFTRDIFII